One genomic window of Clostridium taeniosporum includes the following:
- the pstB gene encoding phosphate ABC transporter ATP-binding protein PstB: MSIIRTKDLNLYYAENHALKNINMNINKNEVTALIGPSGCGKSTFLRTLNRMNDLIEIVRIKGEVLFEDKDIYKEYDEIYLRKRVGMVFQRPNPFPMSIYDNIAYGPRIHGTKNKKTLDEIVENSLKGAALWDETKDRLKQSAMKLSGGQQQRLCIARTLAVSPEVILMDEPTSALDPISTNKTEELIEQLKKDYTVVIVTHNMQQAGRIADKTAFFLSGEVVEFGKTEDIFYNPRDKRTEDYITGRFG; this comes from the coding sequence ATGAGTATTATAAGGACTAAGGATTTAAATTTATATTATGCTGAGAATCACGCCTTAAAAAATATAAATATGAATATAAATAAAAATGAAGTTACAGCATTAATAGGACCATCAGGTTGTGGTAAATCAACTTTCTTAAGAACTTTAAATAGAATGAATGACTTAATTGAAATTGTTAGAATAAAAGGTGAAGTTTTATTTGAAGATAAGGATATATATAAAGAATATGATGAAATTTATTTAAGAAAAAGGGTTGGAATGGTATTCCAAAGACCTAATCCGTTTCCAATGTCTATATATGATAATATAGCTTATGGTCCAAGGATTCATGGAACTAAGAATAAAAAAACATTAGATGAAATTGTTGAGAATAGTTTAAAAGGAGCAGCTCTTTGGGATGAAACAAAAGATAGATTAAAACAGAGTGCTATGAAGCTTTCAGGTGGTCAGCAACAAAGATTGTGCATAGCTAGAACTTTAGCAGTATCACCAGAAGTCATTTTAATGGATGAACCAACATCAGCATTAGATCCAATTTCAACTAATAAAACAGAAGAGTTAATAGAGCAGTTAAAAAAAGATTATACAGTAGTTATAGTAACTCATAATATGCAACAAGCAGGAAGAATAGCTGATAAAACAGCATTTTTCTTAAGTGGTGAAGTTGTGGAATTTGGAAAAACGGAAGATATATTTTATAATCCAAGAGATAAGAGGACGGAGGACTATATAACTGGTAGATTTGGTTAA
- the phoU gene encoding phosphate signaling complex protein PhoU produces the protein MTRESQDSRIKEINNQLLKMTSLVEKQIYDSMLSLKNNDSVKANKVIGYDDKVDELQKIIEEDCIKFIAMEQPLATDLRRVFTASKIVTDLERMADHAVDICKITKRLEKVVFKENINELWDMEVRVREMISLSIDAYIKDDVDFAYKICKMDDAIDDLYKRLFGICINEIKKNENLINQGTQLLFVIKYLERIADHVTNICEWTIFSKHGTYVDLNE, from the coding sequence ATGACAAGAGAATCTCAAGATTCAAGAATAAAAGAAATTAATAATCAACTATTAAAGATGACAAGTTTAGTAGAAAAACAAATATATGATAGTATGCTTTCTTTAAAAAATAATGATTCTGTTAAGGCAAATAAGGTTATAGGTTATGATGATAAAGTGGATGAGTTACAAAAAATAATAGAAGAAGATTGTATAAAGTTTATTGCTATGGAACAGCCGTTAGCTACAGATCTTAGAAGGGTTTTTACAGCTTCTAAAATAGTAACGGATTTAGAAAGAATGGCAGATCATGCAGTTGATATATGTAAGATAACTAAAAGGTTAGAAAAAGTAGTATTTAAAGAAAATATTAATGAACTATGGGATATGGAAGTAAGAGTAAGAGAAATGATTAGTTTATCTATAGATGCCTATATAAAAGATGATGTGGATTTTGCCTATAAAATATGTAAGATGGATGATGCTATAGATGATTTGTATAAAAGACTATTTGGGATTTGTATAAATGAAATTAAAAAGAATGAAAATTTAATTAATCAAGGAACTCAATTATTATTTGTAATAAAATATTTAGAAAGAATAGCAGATCATGTTACCAATATATGTGAATGGACGATTTTCTCAAAACATGGAACTTATGTGGATTTAAATGAATAA
- a CDS encoding DUF512 domain-containing protein has translation MKNIITKVEQYSIAEEVGIEVNDSLISINEIPIGDIMDYKFLSADEEIVLKIEKVNGEIWEIEVEKEYGEDIGLEFGGGIMDKAKRCSNKCIFCFIDQLPPGMRETLYFKDDDSRLSFLQGNFVTLTNMKEEDIDRIIKYHISPINVSVHTTNPELRVKMLNNRFAGNILDRLKRLANAGITMNTQIVCIPGINNGNELKKTIEDLYELYPFVASVAVVPIGITKFREKLAHVNTFTKEQSALEIEMVKALQDKFMKEMNEPFVRLSDEFYIVSGKEIPNEDFYNGYEQLEDGVGVVRYFRDIIDDTIDNLDEKAKGSFSIATGALAYDEIMEARNKILKKNPNIKLDVYKVINNYFGETITITGLLTGTDIINQLKGKIRTKYLLMADCMFRKGYELADSSERIMLDDLKIKDIEEALDVKVIITDYTGEDLIDILNEYKEEF, from the coding sequence ATGAAAAATATTATAACAAAAGTAGAACAATATAGTATTGCTGAAGAAGTAGGAATAGAAGTAAATGATAGTTTAATATCTATTAATGAAATTCCAATAGGCGATATTATGGATTATAAATTTCTATCAGCAGATGAAGAAATAGTTCTGAAGATAGAAAAAGTTAATGGGGAAATTTGGGAGATAGAAGTAGAAAAAGAATATGGTGAAGACATAGGGCTTGAATTTGGCGGCGGTATAATGGATAAAGCTAAAAGATGCAGTAATAAATGTATCTTTTGTTTTATAGATCAGTTACCACCAGGGATGAGAGAAACTTTATATTTTAAAGATGATGATTCGAGATTATCTTTTCTTCAAGGAAATTTTGTTACTTTAACAAATATGAAAGAAGAAGATATTGATAGAATAATAAAATATCACATAAGTCCAATTAATGTATCAGTACATACAACAAACCCAGAACTTAGGGTGAAAATGTTGAATAATAGATTTGCAGGAAACATACTAGATAGATTAAAAAGATTAGCGAATGCAGGAATCACAATGAATACTCAGATAGTATGTATACCTGGAATAAATAATGGAAATGAATTAAAAAAAACAATAGAAGATTTATATGAGCTTTATCCATTTGTTGCTAGTGTGGCTGTTGTACCTATAGGAATAACTAAATTTAGAGAAAAACTTGCTCATGTAAACACATTTACTAAAGAGCAATCAGCACTAGAAATAGAAATGGTTAAAGCGCTTCAAGATAAATTTATGAAAGAAATGAATGAACCGTTTGTGAGATTGTCTGATGAATTTTATATAGTATCAGGTAAAGAAATTCCAAATGAAGATTTTTATAATGGATATGAACAATTAGAAGATGGAGTTGGAGTAGTAAGATATTTTAGAGATATTATAGATGACACTATAGATAATTTAGATGAAAAGGCAAAAGGAAGTTTTTCAATTGCTACTGGTGCTTTAGCTTATGATGAGATAATGGAAGCTAGAAATAAGATCTTGAAAAAAAATCCAAACATAAAACTAGATGTATATAAAGTAATAAACAATTATTTTGGAGAAACAATAACTATAACAGGACTTTTAACTGGAACTGACATAATAAATCAGCTAAAGGGTAAAATAAGAACTAAATATTTATTAATGGCTGATTGCATGTTTAGAAAAGGATATGAATTGGCAGATTCTAGTGAAAGAATAATGTTAGATGATTTAAAAATTAAAGATATTGAAGAAGCTCTAGATGTTAAAGTGATAATTACAGATTACACAGGAGAAGATTTAATTGATATATTAAATGAATATAAGGAGGAATTTTAA
- the der gene encoding ribosome biogenesis GTPase Der produces MGKPIVAIVGRPNVGKSTLFNRLAGKRISIVQDTPGVTRDRVYAQAEWLNYNFTMIDTGGIEPENNDIIVKQMRRQANIAIETADVIVFIVDGKEGLTAADEEVATMLRKSKKPVVLVVNKIDSIKFEENSWEFYNLGIGDPITISASQGLGLGDMLDRVVEHFDRADADAEDDEYIRIAMIGKPNVGKSSLINKLLGEERLIVSDVAGTTRDAIDSYLETDEGKFILIDTAGLRRKSKVKEEIERYSVIRTYASIERADVCILMIDAQEGVTEQDEKIIGYAHELNKAIIVLVNKWDLIDKDDKTMDKFKKDLQTNLKFMPYAEYLFISALTGQRTHKILELAKKCYNNYNKRVSTGILNDVISQAILMKEPPVVGIKRMKIYYATQVATKPPKFVFFVNDASASHFSYERYLENQLRNSFDFKGTGIQIEYRQRKE; encoded by the coding sequence ATGGGTAAACCGATAGTTGCAATAGTTGGAAGACCTAATGTTGGTAAGTCAACATTATTTAATAGATTAGCAGGAAAGAGAATATCTATAGTACAAGATACTCCAGGAGTAACAAGAGATAGAGTATATGCTCAAGCAGAATGGTTAAATTATAATTTTACTATGATAGATACTGGTGGTATAGAACCAGAAAACAATGATATTATAGTAAAACAAATGAGAAGACAAGCGAATATTGCTATAGAAACTGCTGATGTAATAGTATTTATAGTTGATGGTAAAGAAGGGTTAACTGCTGCTGATGAAGAAGTGGCTACTATGTTAAGAAAGAGTAAAAAACCAGTAGTGTTAGTAGTTAATAAAATTGATTCTATAAAGTTTGAAGAAAATAGCTGGGAATTTTATAACTTAGGAATTGGTGATCCAATAACAATATCAGCATCACAAGGATTAGGTTTAGGTGATATGTTAGATAGAGTAGTTGAACATTTTGATAGAGCTGATGCCGATGCTGAAGATGATGAATACATAAGAATAGCTATGATTGGAAAACCTAATGTAGGAAAATCATCTTTAATAAATAAATTATTAGGTGAAGAAAGACTTATAGTGTCTGATGTTGCTGGAACAACTAGAGATGCCATTGATAGTTATTTGGAAACAGATGAAGGAAAGTTTATTTTAATTGATACGGCTGGATTAAGAAGAAAGAGTAAAGTCAAAGAAGAAATAGAAAGATATAGTGTTATAAGAACATATGCATCAATAGAAAGAGCCGATGTATGCATTCTTATGATAGATGCTCAAGAAGGTGTAACTGAACAAGATGAAAAAATAATAGGTTATGCTCATGAATTAAATAAGGCTATAATAGTTCTTGTTAATAAATGGGACCTTATAGATAAAGATGATAAAACTATGGATAAATTTAAGAAAGATTTACAAACAAACTTAAAGTTTATGCCATATGCTGAATATTTATTTATTTCAGCTTTAACAGGTCAAAGAACTCACAAAATTTTAGAATTAGCTAAAAAATGCTATAATAATTATAATAAGAGAGTATCTACAGGAATATTGAATGATGTAATAAGTCAGGCTATATTAATGAAGGAACCACCAGTTGTTGGTATTAAGAGAATGAAAATATACTATGCAACTCAAGTTGCAACTAAGCCACCGAAATTTGTATTCTTTGTTAATGATGCTAGTGCTTCACATTTTTCTTATGAAAGATATTTAGAAAATCAGTTGAGAAATAGTTTTGATTTTAAGGGAACTGGTATACAAATAGAATATAGACAAAGGAAGGAATAG
- a CDS encoding NAD(P)H-dependent glycerol-3-phosphate dehydrogenase: protein MSNVSFIGGGSFGTALAILLAEKGNTVSIYNRNKEVVDDININRRNDKYIRNLEISSNIVAFNNLEKAIENAEYVVLAVPSHTIRSICRSLKDKISENTIIISIAKGIEEHTDKRLSTVIKEELSNPIVILSGPSHAEEVVLKLPTTLVVTSECMECASEVQSLFMTSYFRVYTNEDLVGVEVGGAVKNIIALAAGILDGLGYGDNTKAALMTRGMKEISRIGLALGGKEETFYGLTGMGDLIVTCTSKHSRNRKAGLLIGSGMPVDEAIKEIGMVVEGVKACRAFYELKEKMKVSMPITDILYKVLFEKKEPKLGIQELMNREKKSEIF, encoded by the coding sequence ATGAGCAATGTAAGTTTTATAGGTGGAGGGAGTTTTGGAACAGCTTTAGCTATATTGCTTGCTGAAAAGGGGAATACTGTAAGTATATATAATAGAAATAAAGAAGTTGTTGATGATATAAATATTAATAGAAGAAATGATAAATATATACGTAATTTAGAAATTTCAAGTAATATTGTAGCGTTTAATAATTTAGAAAAAGCAATTGAAAATGCAGAATATGTTGTTTTAGCGGTACCTTCTCATACAATACGTTCTATTTGTAGAAGTTTAAAAGATAAAATAAGTGAGAATACAATTATAATTTCAATTGCAAAAGGTATTGAAGAACATACTGATAAAAGATTATCCACTGTTATTAAAGAAGAGTTAAGTAATCCTATTGTTATTTTATCAGGACCGAGTCATGCAGAGGAAGTGGTATTAAAACTTCCAACAACACTTGTTGTTACATCAGAGTGTATGGAATGTGCAAGTGAAGTTCAAAGCTTGTTTATGACATCTTATTTTAGAGTTTATACAAATGAAGATTTAGTTGGTGTTGAGGTTGGAGGAGCAGTTAAAAATATAATTGCACTTGCAGCTGGAATTCTAGATGGGCTAGGATATGGAGATAATACTAAAGCTGCATTAATGACTAGGGGTATGAAAGAAATTTCTAGAATTGGTTTGGCTCTTGGAGGCAAAGAGGAAACTTTTTATGGTTTAACAGGAATGGGTGATCTCATAGTAACATGTACTTCGAAGCATTCTAGAAACAGAAAGGCTGGATTGCTTATAGGTAGTGGAATGCCAGTAGATGAAGCAATTAAAGAAATAGGTATGGTAGTTGAAGGGGTAAAAGCATGTAGAGCTTTTTACGAATTAAAAGAAAAAATGAAAGTATCCATGCCTATAACGGATATTTTATATAAAGTTTTATTCGAGAAAAAAGAACCAAAATTAGGGATTCAAGAACTGATGAATCGCGAGAAAAAAAGTGAAATATTTTAA